CAACCGCCTGTACACGGAACTGGCCGCGCCGCTGGTGGCGCGGCTGCCCGAGGGCGCGCACCTGATCGCCACCGAGGTGGCCAGCCCGTTCGTCACGCCGTTGAAGCTGGCGTTCTACGTGGCACTGTTCATCAGCATGCCGATGATCCTGTATCAGCTGTGGGCCTTCGTCAGCCCCGGTCTGTACAAGCACGAGAAGCGCCTGGCGCGACCGCTGCTGGCCGCGGCGCTGGTGCTGTTCTACATCGGCTGCGCGTTCGCCTATTTCCTGGTGCTGCCGGCGGCGTTCCGCTTCCTCACCGCGATCACGCCGCAGGGGGTGGAGATGATGACCGACATCACCCACTACCTCGATTTCGTGATGCTGATGTTCTTCGCATTCGGGCTGTGCTTCGAGGTGCCGGTAGCGGTGGTGGTGCTTGCCGCGGTGGGCGTCATCGACCTGGACAAGCTGCGCGCCAGCCGGCGCTACGCCATCGTCGGCGCGTTCGCGATCGCCGCGTTCATCACCCCGCCGGACATCACCTCGATGATCATGCTGGCGGTGCCGATGTACCTGCTCTACGAGCTGGGCATACTGGCGGTGCGCTGGCTGGTGAAGCCGGGCTCGTTGAAGCGCGACGCCGGCTGAGAGCCTTTCAGTAAAGGTCGATCGGATCGACGTCCAGCGACCAGCGCAACCTGCGCGCCGAGGGCAGTGCGTTCAGCGCCAGCTGCCACGGCCGCAGCATCGCGTGCAACGCCTGCCGGCTGGCCGATTCCAGCAGCAGCTGGCCACGCTGGCGACCCGCGCGCAGCGGCATCGGCGCGGGCATCGGCCCGGCAACCTGCAGTCGATCGTCGGCGGGCAGCGCGGCATGCGCGGCGGCTAGGAACGCCTCGACCTGCTCGCGCTGCACCGCTTCGGCGCGCAGCAGCACCTGGTGGCTGTACGGCGGCAGGCGGATCAGCCGGCGCTCGGCCAGCAGTTCGCGTGCGGCCGCGGCATAACCCTGGGCGAGCAGGCAGCGCAGCAGCGGGTGTTCGGGCTGGTGCGTCTGCAACAGCACGCGGCCGGGCTTGCGCGCGCGGCCGGCGCGGCCGGCCACCTGCACCACCAGTTGCGCCAGCCGTTCGCCAGCGCGGAAGTCGATGCTGTGCAGGCCTTCGTCCACGCCGACGATCGCGACCAGGGTGAGGTTGGGCAGGTCGTGGCCCTTGGCCAGCATCTGGGTGCCGACCAGGATCGCCGGCTGGTCGTCGCGCAACGTGGCCAGCAGCTGCTCGAACGCGTCGCGGCGGCGGGTGGTCTCGCGGTCCACGCGCAGCACCGGCACCTGCGGGAACTGCGCCAGCAGCGCTTCCTCCAGCCGCTCGGTGCCCTGGCCCTGCGCTTTCAGCTCGCCGGCGCCGCAGGTCGGGCAGGCCGGCGGCACGCGTTGGCGGTAGTCGCAGTGGTGGCAGATCAGTTGGCGCCGGCCCGCGTGCAGGGTCAATGGGCGCTCGCAGCGCGGGCAGGCCGCGTGCCAGCCGCAGGCATGGCACAGCAGCACCGGTGCGTAGCCGCGGCGGTTGCGGAACACCAGCGCCTGCTCGCCGCGCGCCACCGTCTCGGCCACCGCGGTCAGCAGCGCCGGCGACAGGCCGTGTTCCAGATGCTGCGCGCGCATGTCGACGATCTGCACCATGGGCGGTCGCACCGCGCCGGGGCGGGCGCGCAGGTGCAGGCTGCGGTAGCGGCCGGCCTCGACGTTGGCCAGCGACTCCAGCGACGGCGTGCCCGAGCCCAGCAGCACCGGCACGCCCAGTGCGCGGGCGCGCACCAGGGCCAGGTCGCGGGCGTGGTAGCGGAAGCCTTCCTGCTGCTTGTAGGCGCCGTCGTGTTCCTCGTCGACGATGATCAGACCGGCCCGTGGCAGCGGGGTGAACACCGCCGAGCGGGTACCCAGGATCACCCGCGCGCTGCCGGCGCGGGCGCGCAACCAGGCGCGCGCGCGATCACCCTCGGACAGGTTCGAATGCAGCACCTCGACGCCCACCCCGAGCCGCTCGCGCAGGCGCCGCACGGTCTGCGGCGCCAGGCCGATCTCCGGCACCAGCAGCAGTGCTTGCCTGTCCTGGGCCAGCACCTGTTCGATCAAGGCCAGGTAGACCTCGGTCTTGCCGCTGCCGGTGACGCCGTCGAGCAGGAACGGCTGGTATTGGCCGAGGCTGGCGCCGACGCTGGCCACCGCCTGCCGTTGCTCGTCGTTGAGCGGCGGCGCCCGCGACGGCGCCAGCGGGCGGACAGACGGCGGTCGCTCGCTGCGTTCGAGCAGGCCGACTGCGGCCAGCCGGCGCGCCGCCTCGCGCCAGCCAGGCTGGCGTTCGCCCAGTTGCTGCGCGCTCAACGCACCGCCGCTCAGCAGGGCCAGCAGCGCCTTGCTGCTGCCGCGGCGGCTGCCGGCGTCGTGGGCGCTGTGGCCGGCGCTGGTGAGCGACCAGTATTCGTCGCCGATCGGCGGCAGCGGCTTCGGCTCGCGCAGGGCCAGCGGCAAGGCGTTGGCGTAGGCCTCGCCCGGCGCGCCGAGCCAGTAGTCGGCGGCCCAGGCCAGGGTCTGCATCAGCTCGGCATCGAGCAGCGCGTCGTCGTCGAGCAGGCGCAGCGTCTGCTTCAGCCGGCCGCCGTCCACCGCGGTTTCGGCGTCGATCGCCACCACCACGCCAACCAGCCGGTGGCGACCGAACGGCACCAGCACCCGGCTGCCCACGCCGGCTTCGCCGCTGGCCGGCGGCAGGTAGTCAAACAGGCTGGGCAGGGGAACCGGCAGGGCGACGCGAAGAACGGCGGGCATGGGCTACCTCGTGGCGGGCCAGTGTAACCGCCGCCCGCGGCAGCCCGCGTCCGATGGATGGCTGCCGCGGCAGGTGTGCCGCCGCGGTCAGCTTGCGCGGACTTGCTGCCCGCTTGTCGAGGAGTCGTGGGTAAGTGGCTAGCGTCCGGAGGTTTTTGCGCTTATCCACAAACGTTGTGGATAAGTCTGTGGATGCCACGGGTAGGGGGGGCTTCAAAGCGCACCGTGACGCCTTCGGCGACACTCTGACGAGGTTTTGGTCACGAAAAAAAGTCCTTTTCGTTCAATGGTCTGCAAATGTCGGCAAGTTGCAGTTCACACAATTGACAACTTGCTTGCGCTTGCCTTGACAGGCTGGTGACGCTGTGCAAAACCGCCGCGCCGCGGCCTCGGTGGGCCATGCCCGGCGCGGTGGCGACCATCAGCACCAGCGCCAGCAGCCAGAAGTGGCGCCAGCCGACGAACCAGAATTTCAACACGGTCATCGGCCAGCCCGGCTGGTAGACCCGCTTCTGCATCAGCAGCAGGTGGACCGGCGCCACCGCACCAGCAGCCACAGGAACAGGAAAGCATGGCTGTGCAGCACCACGATCAGGTGCTCCATGTGGATCCGCCGCTTGAACACATAGAACAGCTTCAGCAGCAGCGCGTAGATCGGCAGCAGCACCAGCATGGCGCCCGGCAGCTTGCCGAAGACGCCGTTGACCATGCGTTCCTTGGCCGCTTTGCGGCTGACCGCGTCGCCATGCCGGTAGATGTGCGAGTTGTTGCCGATGCGCTGCCAGGCGGCGGTCAGCTGACGGTCGGCGACATCGGGCAGCCAGGCCAGCCGCAACGGCTGCAGCGGCGCGATGGCCGTGCCGCGGTCGACCGCCGGCGGCCGTCGTCGGGGGCAGCGGTGGGGCGTGCAGTTCGGTCAGCCGCTGCTGCACGCCGATCGCTTGCGCAGCCATCGCGCCGCTGCCGAAGGTACGCACCGCGTCGAGCGCGTTCGTCTTGCGCTCCAGCAGCCTGCGCACCTCTTTCGCGCTGGCGGCCTGCATGAAGTCCTCGTCGCGGTCGAGCAGCATCTTCTGCTGGCGCTGTTCGCCGCTGCGGGTGATCGCCGCCGAGGTGGCCAGGTGCAACACGAAGAAGCTCAGCAGGCACAGCACAGCACGAACATCAGCCGGAACGGCGCGATGTAGCGCATGCGGCGGCCGGCGAAGTATTCCAGGGTGAGGAAGCCCGGTTTCAGGAACAGCGCCGGCAGCGTGCGCAGGATGCGGCTGTCGATGCGCAGCAGGGTTTCCACCACCTCTACAGCCATGTGGCGCATCGGCTTGAGCACGCGGTGGATCGACGGTCCGCATGCATGGCAGAACCCGCCCTGCATGGCGACGCCGCAGTCGGCGCAATGCAGGTCTTCGTAACGGGTCAGCTGCTTCATCGCGGTTCCCTTGCCGGTGCAGCGGGCGACCTGCGCACGTGCCGGCGGCGTGCCGGCCGTGACCAATGGCTCAGGTAGAATGGCCGACCCTGGAGTGTGCTGTGTCGATGAAACCTTTCCACCCCGAACGCGCGCATCTGTTGCACGAGGTGCGCGCCACCGTGCGCCTCGCGCTGCCGCTGATCGCCGCGCAGCTGGCCGCGGTCGGCAGCAACGTGATCGACGCGGTGCTGGCCGGTCACGTCAGCGCGCACGTGCTGGGCGCGGTGGCGGTGGGCGCCAGCATCTGGTCGCTGGCGATCGTCTGCGGCATCGGCATGATGATGGCAGTGCCGCCGTCGGTGGCCCAGCTGGACGGTGCCGGCCGCCGCGGCGAGGTCGGCGCGGTGTTCCAGCAGGCGCTGTGGCTGGCGCTGGGCATGGGCGTGCTGCTGTGGTTCGCGGTGCGCCACGCACAGCCGCTGATCGAGCTGATCGGGGTGACGCCGAGCCTGCGCCACGACGTACAGCGTTTCCTGCTGGCGATCAGCTGGGGCGCGCCGGCGCTGACCTGTTATTTCGCGCTGCGCGGTCTGTCCGAGGGGTTGTCGCTGACCCGACCGTCGATGTACTTCAGCCTGGGCGGGCTGGTGCTGCTGGTGCCGCTGGGCTACGTGCTGATGTTCGGCAAGCTGGGCATCCCGCCGCAGGGCGCGCATGGCTGCGGCGTGGCCACTGCGATCGTGCTGTGGCTGGAGCTGCTGGCGTTCGGCGTCTACGTGATCTTCCGGCGCAACTATCGCGGACTGGGCCTGTTCGACCGTTTCGAATGGCCCGACCGGCGCCGAATCGGCGCGCTGGTGCACATCGGCCTGCCGATGGCGGTGACCTTGCTGGCCGAGGCCGGGCTGTTCGTGGCTACCGCGCTGATCATCGCCACGCTGGGCGAGGACGTGATCGCCAGCCACCAGGTGGCGATCAACATCGCCTCGCTGTTCTTCATGATTCCGCTCGGCCTGGCCATGGCGATCACCGTGCGCGTGGGCAACGCGGTGGGCCGCGGCGACGAGCGCGGCGTGCGTTACGCCGGCTTCTGCGGGATCGGCCTGACCCTGCTCACCCAGCTGTTCTCGGCCGCCCTGATGCTGGGCCTGCCGCACTTCATCGCCTCGCTGTACACGCACGAGCCGAAGGTGATCGCGCTGGCCGCGCAGCTGATCATGCTGGCCGGGCTGTTCCAGTTCTCCGACGGCATCCAGGTCGCCGCCAATGGCGCGCTGCGCGGCCTCAAGGACACCCGCGTGCCGATGGCGATCACCCTGTTCGCGTACTGGATGATCGGCATGCCGGTGGGCTGGTGGCTGGCGTTCCATCACGGCATGGGTGCGCGCGGTATGTGGATCGGCCTGATCGCCGGCCTCTCGGCGGCGGCCGCGATGCTGTTCACCCGCTTCTGGCGCAGCGCCTGGCGCCAGCGCTGGCGCCGCCCCGTGCCGATGACCGCGCCAGCC
This genomic stretch from Rhodanobacter thiooxydans harbors:
- the tatC gene encoding twin-arginine translocase subunit TatC, which codes for MAAPEPEVDLQQGLFSHLLELRSRLLKASATVLVVLLALVPFANRLYTELAAPLVARLPEGAHLIATEVASPFVTPLKLAFYVALFISMPMILYQLWAFVSPGLYKHEKRLARPLLAAALVLFYIGCAFAYFLVLPAAFRFLTAITPQGVEMMTDITHYLDFVMLMFFAFGLCFEVPVAVVVLAAVGVIDLDKLRASRRYAIVGAFAIAAFITPPDITSMIMLAVPMYLLYELGILAVRWLVKPGSLKRDAG
- a CDS encoding primosomal protein N', yielding MPAVLRVALPVPLPSLFDYLPPASGEAGVGSRVLVPFGRHRLVGVVVAIDAETAVDGGRLKQTLRLLDDDALLDAELMQTLAWAADYWLGAPGEAYANALPLALREPKPLPPIGDEYWSLTSAGHSAHDAGSRRGSSKALLALLSGGALSAQQLGERQPGWREAARRLAAVGLLERSERPPSVRPLAPSRAPPLNDEQRQAVASVGASLGQYQPFLLDGVTGSGKTEVYLALIEQVLAQDRQALLLVPEIGLAPQTVRRLRERLGVGVEVLHSNLSEGDRARAWLRARAGSARVILGTRSAVFTPLPRAGLIIVDEEHDGAYKQQEGFRYHARDLALVRARALGVPVLLGSGTPSLESLANVEAGRYRSLHLRARPGAVRPPMVQIVDMRAQHLEHGLSPALLTAVAETVARGEQALVFRNRRGYAPVLLCHACGWHAACPRCERPLTLHAGRRQLICHHCDYRQRVPPACPTCGAGELKAQGQGTERLEEALLAQFPQVPVLRVDRETTRRRDAFEQLLATLRDDQPAILVGTQMLAKGHDLPNLTLVAIVGVDEGLHSIDFRAGERLAQLVVQVAGRAGRARKPGRVLLQTHQPEHPLLRCLLAQGYAAAARELLAERRLIRLPPYSHQVLLRAEAVQREQVEAFLAAAHAALPADDRLQVAGPMPAPMPLRAGRQRGQLLLESASRQALHAMLRPWQLALNALPSARRLRWSLDVDPIDLY
- a CDS encoding DUF3667 domain-containing protein, coding for MKQLTRYEDLHCADCGVAMQGGFCHACGPSIHRVLKPMRHMAVEVVETLLRIDSRILRTLPALFLKPGFLTLEYFAGRRMRYIAPFRLMFVLCCAC
- a CDS encoding MATE family efflux transporter; translation: MKPFHPERAHLLHEVRATVRLALPLIAAQLAAVGSNVIDAVLAGHVSAHVLGAVAVGASIWSLAIVCGIGMMMAVPPSVAQLDGAGRRGEVGAVFQQALWLALGMGVLLWFAVRHAQPLIELIGVTPSLRHDVQRFLLAISWGAPALTCYFALRGLSEGLSLTRPSMYFSLGGLVLLVPLGYVLMFGKLGIPPQGAHGCGVATAIVLWLELLAFGVYVIFRRNYRGLGLFDRFEWPDRRRIGALVHIGLPMAVTLLAEAGLFVATALIIATLGEDVIASHQVAINIASLFFMIPLGLAMAITVRVGNAVGRGDERGVRYAGFCGIGLTLLTQLFSAALMLGLPHFIASLYTHEPKVIALAAQLIMLAGLFQFSDGIQVAANGALRGLKDTRVPMAITLFAYWMIGMPVGWWLAFHHGMGARGMWIGLIAGLSAAAAMLFTRFWRSAWRQRWRRPVPMTAPA